A stretch of Synechococcus sp. MIT S9220 DNA encodes these proteins:
- a CDS encoding histidine triad nucleotide-binding protein: protein MAEDTIFSRILRGEIPCDEVYSDEHCLAFRDIAPQAPVHVLVIPREPLVGLQDVGEEHAALLGHLLLVAARVAKQEGLKDWRTVINSGAAAGQTVFHLHVHVIGGRALDWPPG, encoded by the coding sequence ATGGCCGAGGACACGATCTTTTCTCGCATCCTGCGGGGTGAGATTCCCTGCGATGAGGTCTATAGCGATGAGCATTGCCTCGCCTTTCGCGACATCGCTCCCCAGGCTCCCGTTCACGTACTCGTGATCCCACGTGAACCGCTTGTGGGTCTCCAGGATGTCGGCGAAGAGCACGCTGCTCTGCTTGGACATCTACTGCTTGTTGCGGCCCGAGTGGCCAAGCAGGAGGGGCTCAAGGATTGGCGAACGGTGATCAATAGCGGTGCCGCCGCCGGTCAGACCGTGTTTCATCTGCATGTGCACGTGATCGGAGGTCGCGCACTGGATTGGCCCCCCGGTTGA
- a CDS encoding SufS family cysteine desulfurase — MTTLSRDTGVSLAERTRSDFPILDQRSSQGDPLIYLDHAATSQKPRVVLEALQAYYACDNANVHRGAHQLSARATEDFEAARTTTAAFVGAAGPQEIVFTRNATEAINLVARSWGNANLREGDEILLTLMEHHSNLVPWQLLAQRTGCVLRHAGVTETGELDLDDFRSKLSDRTRLVSLVHISNTLGCCNPLELVIPAAHAAGALVLVDACQSLAHQRTSVSALGADFLVGSSHKLCGPTGMGFLWAKEALLESMPPFLGGGEMIQDVYLDHSTWADLPYKFEAGTPAIGEAVGMGAALNYLEQIGLENIAAWEAQLTLHLFNRLQAIDGLRILGPTPQQQPGRGALATFLVDGVHANDIAAMLDLAGICIRSGHHCCQPLHRHYQVTGSARASLSFITTMAEIDRFADELQGVITFFRDNS, encoded by the coding sequence ATGACCACACTGTCTCGTGATACCGGCGTCTCTCTAGCGGAACGGACTCGTTCTGATTTCCCGATTCTTGATCAGCGATCGTCTCAGGGCGACCCTCTGATCTATCTCGATCACGCCGCCACGAGCCAGAAACCCCGGGTGGTTCTCGAAGCGCTGCAGGCCTACTACGCCTGTGATAACGCCAATGTGCATCGAGGTGCACACCAGCTCAGTGCCAGGGCTACCGAGGATTTTGAGGCGGCACGCACCACCACCGCCGCCTTTGTCGGAGCAGCTGGTCCTCAGGAGATTGTGTTCACCCGCAATGCCACGGAGGCCATCAACCTCGTAGCCCGCAGCTGGGGTAACGCCAATCTGCGTGAAGGGGATGAGATTCTGCTCACATTGATGGAGCACCACAGCAACCTGGTGCCCTGGCAACTCCTGGCTCAGCGAACGGGCTGTGTCCTGCGCCATGCCGGGGTCACCGAAACAGGTGAACTGGATCTTGACGATTTCCGTTCCAAACTCAGCGATCGCACACGACTGGTCAGCCTTGTGCACATCAGCAACACCCTGGGTTGTTGTAACCCTCTGGAGCTGGTGATTCCGGCAGCACATGCAGCCGGTGCATTGGTGCTGGTGGATGCCTGTCAGAGCCTTGCTCATCAACGCACCTCGGTGTCGGCTTTGGGAGCTGATTTCCTGGTGGGTTCATCGCACAAGCTCTGTGGACCCACCGGGATGGGTTTCCTCTGGGCGAAAGAAGCCCTGCTGGAGTCGATGCCGCCTTTCCTTGGCGGTGGAGAAATGATTCAGGACGTGTATCTGGATCACAGCACCTGGGCCGATCTTCCGTACAAGTTCGAGGCCGGCACGCCCGCCATTGGTGAGGCCGTGGGGATGGGCGCTGCGCTCAACTATCTCGAGCAGATCGGTCTTGAGAACATCGCAGCTTGGGAAGCGCAACTCACGCTGCATCTGTTCAATCGTCTGCAGGCGATTGACGGTCTGCGCATTCTTGGCCCGACGCCTCAGCAACAGCCTGGTCGTGGTGCTCTCGCCACCTTTCTTGTGGATGGTGTTCATGCGAACGACATCGCCGCCATGCTCGATCTTGCTGGGATCTGCATTCGCAGCGGACATCACTGCTGTCAGCCACTGCACCGCCACTATCAAGTCACCGGTTCAGCCCGCGCCAGTCTCAGCTTCATCACGACGATGGCGGAGATCGATCGCTTCGCCGATGAGCTGCAGGGCGTGATCACATTTTTCCGTGACAATTCCTGA
- the def gene encoding peptide deformylase has translation MARSFAQLARSAEKTSSSVAVPKKVLDTPPLQIHTMGDEALRVDARRIGKVDESVRDLVRDMLRSMYTARGIGLAAPQVGIHQQLLVIDLDPENSTTPPLVLINPEVVSASASLDTYEEGCLSIPGVYLNVVRPSAVQVGFRDEMGRPRTMKADGLMARCIQHEMDHLTGVLFVDRVTDASELSKELKDHGFQSSDVRSIP, from the coding sequence TTGGCCAGGAGCTTCGCCCAGTTGGCACGTTCTGCGGAGAAGACCAGCTCCTCGGTGGCAGTGCCCAAGAAGGTCTTAGACACGCCTCCGCTTCAGATCCACACCATGGGTGATGAGGCGCTGAGGGTTGATGCCCGTCGGATCGGCAAGGTTGATGAGTCGGTGAGGGATCTGGTTCGGGACATGCTGCGCAGCATGTACACCGCTCGGGGGATCGGCCTAGCTGCTCCTCAAGTTGGGATTCACCAGCAGTTGCTGGTGATCGATCTCGATCCGGAGAATTCCACGACTCCGCCACTGGTGTTGATCAATCCTGAGGTCGTGTCGGCCAGTGCAAGCCTCGACACCTACGAGGAGGGATGCCTCAGCATTCCCGGCGTGTATCTCAATGTGGTGAGACCCAGTGCAGTGCAGGTGGGCTTCCGCGATGAGATGGGTCGCCCGCGCACGATGAAGGCTGATGGCCTGATGGCTCGCTGCATTCAGCATGAAATGGATCACCTCACTGGTGTGTTGTTCGTCGATCGGGTGACCGACGCCAGTGAGCTCAGCAAAGAGCTGAAGGACCATGGCTTTCAGTCGTCTGACGTGCGTTCCATCCCCTGA
- a CDS encoding chlorophyll a/b-binding protein, with the protein MTSETDSAKPPEAPADQTPSATTSDVPAFGWSGYAERVNGRFAMIGFLSVLLVEALSHDTFLHWSGLVP; encoded by the coding sequence ATGACTTCCGAGACCGACTCAGCGAAGCCGCCTGAGGCTCCTGCCGACCAGACACCCTCAGCAACCACAAGTGATGTTCCTGCATTCGGCTGGAGCGGCTATGCAGAGCGTGTCAATGGCCGTTTCGCCATGATCGGCTTTCTTTCAGTGCTGCTTGTGGAAGCGCTGAGCCACGACACCTTCCTGCATTGGTCTGGTCTGGTTCCCTGA
- a CDS encoding YifB family Mg chelatase-like AAA ATPase, producing MLARCLSASLLGFDAIPVTVEVDLAPGLPGLQLVGLPDTAIQESRERVRAALRNSGFRGPLVRVVVNLAPADLRKEGPAFDLPIALALLVASGQLDAPVLNGLWCAGELGLDGSIRPCRGILAIACQAAEQDARALAVSAGDAAEASLVTGLLIRSASTLQELVDLLRSGPTGAHQRGRQSAQPAIQQSAPASESTEQLLHLPGQDLARQGLAIAAAGGHHLLLVGPPGCGKTVLAHQLPSLLPPLEREEALEITRLHSIAGLIRGKGQLIQQRPFRSPHHSATAAALLGGGAHPRPGELSLAHGGVLFLDELTEFPRSVLDQLRQPLEEGVIWLSRARLSCRFPSRVTLVAAANPCPCGWSGDRRCICSELKRRRYWGRLSGPLLDRMDLQLKLEPAEPDSLRRSMTEETPAQDPTFNAASIHRARVRMRERNPDGLTNRELNAEGLQRHGRFRPDTIGHWEEVIRARRLSMRSGLRLLRVARTVADLRASDQVSIENLASALRFRSFDVAEPWS from the coding sequence ATGCTGGCACGCTGCCTCAGTGCGTCACTGCTCGGTTTCGACGCCATTCCTGTGACCGTCGAGGTGGATCTGGCTCCAGGGTTACCAGGGCTGCAGCTGGTGGGCTTGCCCGATACCGCCATTCAGGAGTCAAGGGAGCGTGTGAGGGCCGCTTTGCGCAACAGCGGATTTCGCGGCCCTCTCGTGAGAGTGGTGGTGAACCTGGCACCTGCAGATCTGCGCAAGGAAGGTCCCGCATTCGACCTCCCCATCGCGTTGGCTTTGCTTGTGGCGAGTGGACAGCTCGATGCACCTGTACTCAATGGGCTTTGGTGTGCCGGAGAGCTGGGGCTCGATGGCAGCATCAGGCCCTGCCGCGGGATCCTGGCCATCGCCTGCCAGGCGGCTGAGCAAGACGCCCGCGCCCTTGCCGTCTCGGCAGGTGATGCGGCCGAGGCCTCCCTGGTAACCGGCCTGCTGATCCGCAGCGCATCCACACTTCAAGAGCTCGTGGACCTTCTTCGCAGTGGCCCAACTGGAGCGCATCAACGCGGCAGACAGTCCGCACAACCAGCCATTCAGCAATCCGCTCCAGCCTCTGAATCAACCGAGCAACTGCTGCACCTTCCCGGACAAGATCTCGCTCGTCAGGGACTCGCCATCGCTGCTGCCGGCGGTCATCATCTGTTGTTGGTGGGTCCGCCTGGATGCGGCAAAACAGTTCTGGCCCATCAGTTGCCCTCTCTGCTTCCTCCTCTGGAAAGGGAAGAAGCCCTGGAAATCACCCGCCTGCATTCGATTGCCGGACTCATCCGCGGAAAAGGGCAGCTGATCCAGCAACGACCCTTTCGAAGCCCACACCACAGCGCAACAGCTGCCGCATTGCTTGGAGGGGGTGCCCATCCCCGACCAGGAGAACTCAGCCTTGCCCACGGTGGAGTGTTGTTCCTGGATGAACTGACCGAATTCCCTCGATCAGTGCTCGACCAGCTGCGCCAGCCCCTCGAGGAGGGCGTGATCTGGTTGAGCAGAGCAAGGCTCAGCTGCCGCTTCCCCAGCCGGGTGACCCTGGTCGCTGCCGCCAATCCCTGTCCTTGTGGATGGTCAGGCGATCGCCGCTGCATCTGCAGTGAGCTGAAACGTCGTCGCTACTGGGGGCGGCTATCAGGACCACTGCTCGACCGGATGGATCTACAGTTGAAACTCGAACCAGCAGAGCCCGACAGTTTGCGGCGAAGCATGACTGAGGAGACTCCTGCGCAGGATCCGACATTCAACGCGGCCTCTATTCATCGCGCCAGGGTGCGAATGCGTGAGCGCAATCCTGATGGTCTGACCAACCGGGAACTGAATGCCGAGGGCCTGCAGCGTCATGGACGGTTCAGGCCAGACACCATCGGCCACTGGGAGGAGGTGATCCGGGCACGACGTTTGAGCATGCGCAGCGGACTACGTCTGCTTCGGGTTGCCAGGACAGTGGCTGACCTCCGTGCCAGTGACCAGGTGTCCATTGAGAATCTGGCCTCTGCCCTTCGTTTCAGGAGTTTCGATGTTGCTGAGCCATGGAGCTGA
- the rpsU gene encoding 30S ribosomal protein S21, whose protein sequence is MTQVTVGENEGIESALRRFKRQVSKAGIFADLKRLRHHETPIEKYKRKAQQRRRRR, encoded by the coding sequence ATGACTCAGGTCACGGTCGGCGAAAACGAAGGCATCGAATCGGCGTTGCGTCGCTTCAAGCGTCAGGTCTCCAAGGCTGGAATCTTCGCTGACCTCAAGCGTCTGCGTCACCACGAAACACCGATCGAGAAGTACAAGCGCAAAGCTCAGCAGCGTCGCCGCCGTCGCTGA
- a CDS encoding ABC transporter ATP-binding protein/permease gives MTTTPRRPAQGLGAQLGKLQRLAQPYFLPVEETRTWQFLLLVLSLLLVVIGVTLGLLTLVVALTDQLIPTLQDRFLPGVDEIVRSIWSGWIGPVVLACSLAGAGFFIAFRSKLRQGRWLPWLLLGVIALLILVINGINVGISYIARNIENALVAYDVSSFWNIVAIYAFCLVLALPIRAVQSYLIPKVGLMWRRWLSSRLLGRYLSNRAYYVLNPNDENASDIDNPDQRIADDTRSFTITSLSVVVEVITALLTFFSFILVLWGINGRLAQLLIVYSVVGTTLIVYASRKLVALNYQQLKLEADFRYGLVHIRDNAESIAFYGGEKQEGKEANRRLDGAISNYNRLIIWEALISVIQRSYDYFSRFLPWLVIAPIYFAKEVDFGVFGQASIAFSQVLFSVSYIVNNIDRLAAFSASISRLEGFQGRVDEITHRSEDDQLGTLHDAKEVEASRLLLSHVDLVPPQSDRVLIKDLSLSMEARQRLLVVGPSGCGKTSFLRLASGLWPVSGDGHLERPPAGDMLFIPQKPYMLLGSLREQLAYPLQPDRFDADQFRSVLQEVRLPDLVNRYPDLDVKQDWPRLLSLGEQQRLAFARLLLNAPHMVVLDEATSALDVATERHLYELLCRREISFISVGHRPTLREFHDTVLELDGKGGWRLLPAAGYEFGRV, from the coding sequence ATGACAACCACCCCTCGGCGTCCTGCCCAGGGACTGGGTGCGCAGCTGGGCAAGCTGCAGCGCCTGGCCCAGCCCTATTTCCTCCCTGTGGAGGAAACTCGCACCTGGCAGTTCTTATTGCTGGTGCTCTCACTGCTGCTTGTGGTGATCGGAGTCACGCTCGGGTTGCTCACGCTCGTTGTGGCCCTGACGGATCAATTGATCCCGACACTGCAGGATCGCTTTCTCCCCGGAGTCGATGAGATCGTTCGATCGATCTGGTCAGGCTGGATTGGTCCGGTCGTGCTCGCTTGCTCGCTGGCAGGAGCCGGTTTCTTCATTGCGTTCCGCAGCAAACTCCGGCAAGGCCGTTGGCTTCCCTGGTTGCTGCTTGGTGTGATCGCTCTGCTGATTCTGGTGATCAACGGCATCAACGTCGGCATCAGCTATATCGCCCGCAATATCGAGAATGCACTGGTTGCCTACGACGTTTCAAGTTTCTGGAACATCGTCGCCATCTATGCGTTCTGCCTGGTGCTTGCGCTGCCGATTCGCGCGGTGCAGAGCTATCTGATCCCCAAGGTGGGTTTGATGTGGAGGCGCTGGCTCAGCTCGCGTCTACTGGGTCGCTATCTCTCCAATCGTGCTTACTACGTTCTCAATCCCAACGATGAGAACGCTTCTGATATCGATAACCCTGATCAACGGATTGCTGACGATACCCGCAGTTTCACGATCACCAGCTTGAGTGTTGTTGTGGAGGTGATCACGGCTCTGCTCACCTTCTTCAGTTTCATCCTTGTGCTGTGGGGAATTAATGGTCGTCTTGCCCAGCTGCTGATCGTTTACTCCGTCGTTGGAACCACTCTCATTGTTTATGCCAGTCGCAAGCTGGTGGCCTTGAATTATCAGCAGCTCAAGCTGGAAGCCGACTTCCGTTATGGGCTCGTCCATATCCGCGATAACGCCGAGTCGATTGCCTTTTATGGCGGCGAAAAGCAAGAGGGGAAGGAGGCCAACCGCCGACTGGACGGCGCTATCAGCAACTACAACCGACTGATTATCTGGGAGGCGCTGATCAGTGTGATTCAGCGTTCTTACGATTACTTTTCTCGCTTTCTCCCTTGGCTGGTTATCGCACCCATTTACTTCGCTAAAGAGGTTGATTTTGGTGTTTTCGGACAGGCCAGCATCGCCTTCTCTCAGGTGCTTTTTTCAGTCAGCTATATCGTCAACAACATTGATCGTCTGGCAGCCTTTTCAGCCAGCATTTCCCGACTGGAGGGATTCCAGGGAAGGGTTGATGAGATCACGCACCGCAGTGAAGACGATCAACTCGGCACTCTTCATGACGCCAAGGAGGTCGAGGCCAGTCGGCTACTGCTCAGTCATGTTGATCTGGTGCCTCCTCAGAGCGACCGGGTTCTGATCAAAGACCTCAGCCTCAGCATGGAGGCCCGCCAGCGGCTGCTGGTGGTGGGTCCTTCAGGTTGCGGCAAGACATCATTCCTGCGGTTGGCGAGTGGACTCTGGCCGGTCAGTGGTGACGGTCATCTGGAACGTCCTCCTGCCGGCGACATGCTCTTTATCCCCCAGAAGCCCTACATGCTGCTGGGTTCCCTGCGTGAACAGCTGGCCTATCCACTCCAGCCCGATCGCTTTGATGCTGATCAGTTCCGCTCCGTTCTCCAGGAAGTGCGGCTGCCTGATCTGGTTAACCGCTATCCCGATCTGGATGTGAAGCAGGACTGGCCGCGCCTGTTGTCTCTTGGCGAGCAGCAGCGTCTCGCCTTTGCCCGGTTGCTGCTCAATGCTCCGCACATGGTGGTGCTTGATGAAGCAACCAGCGCTCTGGACGTCGCTACGGAACGGCATCTTTATGAACTGCTTTGCCGACGTGAAATTTCATTCATCAGTGTTGGCCACAGGCCAACTCTTCGAGAGTTCCATGACACGGTTCTTGAACTCGATGGCAAGGGAGGATGGCGTCTGCTTCCCGCGGCAGGCTATGAATTTGGCCGCGTTTGA
- the mtnA gene encoding S-methyl-5-thioribose-1-phosphate isomerase, translated as MNIDGQAWRTIGLEPDGRSVWVIDQTQLPHRFGTRSLSSCEQAAAAISTMVVRGAPLIGVTGAYGLMLALQNDASDAALAAAFDQLNATRPTAVNLRWALERVRDRVLALPPAKRAVAAREEAGLIADEDVAMCSAIGDHGLEIIQRLAAARPEVRKNKPFQVLTHCNAGWLATVDWGTALAPIYKARRAGLDLHVWVDETRPRNQGASLTAYELGREGVPHTVIVDNAGGHLMQNGEVDAVIVGTDRTTRRGDVCNKIGTYLKALAAYDNAVPFYVALPASTIDWSLDDGVAEIPIEARSPQEVTAIQGRLLDGPAAGTLAQVQLTPNGSDGFNPAFDVTPARLVTALITDRGVADASEEGLKSLYGCG; from the coding sequence ATGAATATTGATGGCCAGGCCTGGCGCACCATCGGACTGGAACCGGACGGTCGCTCGGTCTGGGTGATTGATCAGACCCAGTTGCCCCATCGCTTCGGCACCCGCTCCCTCAGCAGCTGTGAGCAGGCGGCTGCGGCCATCAGCACCATGGTGGTTCGTGGCGCTCCGTTGATCGGGGTGACCGGTGCCTATGGCCTGATGCTGGCTTTGCAGAATGACGCCAGTGATGCAGCCCTGGCGGCGGCATTTGACCAACTCAATGCCACGCGCCCCACAGCTGTGAATCTGCGCTGGGCGCTGGAGCGTGTGCGTGATCGTGTGTTGGCGTTGCCTCCGGCGAAAAGGGCAGTTGCCGCTCGGGAGGAGGCCGGTTTGATCGCTGATGAGGATGTGGCCATGTGCTCCGCCATCGGTGACCACGGCCTCGAGATCATTCAGCGGCTCGCGGCGGCCAGGCCAGAAGTCCGCAAGAACAAGCCTTTTCAGGTGTTGACCCACTGCAATGCTGGCTGGCTTGCCACGGTTGACTGGGGTACGGCATTAGCCCCGATCTACAAGGCCCGACGCGCCGGTCTTGATCTTCATGTCTGGGTGGATGAGACCCGACCCCGCAACCAGGGTGCATCGCTCACGGCCTACGAGCTCGGCAGAGAAGGAGTTCCCCACACCGTGATCGTGGACAACGCTGGAGGTCACCTGATGCAGAACGGTGAAGTGGATGCGGTGATTGTGGGAACGGATCGCACCACCCGCCGTGGAGATGTCTGCAACAAGATCGGGACCTATCTGAAGGCCCTGGCGGCTTATGACAACGCGGTGCCGTTCTATGTGGCGCTCCCCGCATCAACCATCGACTGGAGCCTGGATGACGGGGTGGCGGAGATCCCGATCGAAGCCCGCTCCCCCCAGGAGGTCACGGCAATTCAGGGCCGTCTGCTCGATGGACCAGCGGCAGGCACTCTGGCTCAGGTGCAGCTCACACCCAATGGCAGTGATGGCTTCAACCCTGCCTTTGATGTGACGCCTGCCCGGCTTGTCACTGCGCTGATTACCGATCGGGGTGTGGCGGATGCCAGTGAGGAGGGGCTGAAGAGTCTGTATGGCTGTGGCTGA
- a CDS encoding prolyl oligopeptidase family serine peptidase — MSRPQPLSARTALGRLPVLKSPRIVGNWVLWLEQRPHEKGRTTAMIRPWLQTDATAKELTAAPANLRCRIHEYGGGAMAVALMGDELLLTWIDDGDGCLWQQTWHGLGSEDCSALKAEAQPIRISAPGAWALGGGLIDQTRLRWLGVMECNGRDQLVSVALSQSDQHPQVLHTADDFVGYPALSADGSQLAWVEWRQPAMPWDASELRCACLSPEGQLMRVQTLAGSRPEAEQAISVFQPLWQPDGSLIVAEDSSGWWNLMRLADPASGKRHWERPWPMQAETAMPQWVFGMSTSAWDGEQLLAAICSEGRWELKQLRSDGTVLNLDQPFDDLADLHADAGRAVVIASSSQIGQGLLELELSTGDWQHTPAGEAALPIEAISSAEPLWFEGAGNLRTHAWYYPPLGGASSETPLLVKSHSGPTAMAGRGLNLGIQFWTTRGWGVVDVNYGGSTGFGRAYRERLNSAWGVVDVQDCASAAMALVEAGQAHPHKIAIEGGSAGGFTTLACLCFTDVFRAGACRYAVSDLTSLASETHRFEARYLDSLVGAWPEERARYEQRSPLQHAQSIRCPVIFFQGLQDKVVVPEQTERMAAALSSNGLPVEVQTFAEEGHGFRDSAVKVQVLEATERFFRRQLGL; from the coding sequence ATGAGCCGTCCCCAGCCCCTGTCCGCAAGGACTGCCCTCGGACGCCTACCGGTTTTGAAATCACCACGGATCGTGGGCAACTGGGTGCTCTGGCTGGAGCAGAGACCTCATGAAAAAGGACGGACCACAGCCATGATCCGCCCCTGGCTCCAGACCGATGCAACAGCGAAGGAACTGACGGCAGCACCCGCCAACCTGCGCTGCCGAATTCATGAATACGGCGGTGGGGCCATGGCCGTGGCCCTGATGGGAGACGAACTACTACTGACCTGGATCGACGACGGCGACGGCTGTCTATGGCAGCAGACCTGGCATGGATTGGGCAGTGAGGATTGCTCAGCCCTCAAAGCGGAGGCACAACCGATTCGCATCAGCGCACCTGGCGCATGGGCCCTGGGAGGAGGCCTGATTGATCAAACACGGCTGCGCTGGTTGGGAGTGATGGAGTGCAACGGCCGTGACCAGCTGGTGAGCGTTGCCCTGAGTCAGAGCGATCAACATCCCCAGGTGCTTCACACAGCCGATGATTTCGTCGGCTATCCAGCGCTCAGCGCGGATGGAAGCCAGCTGGCCTGGGTGGAATGGCGACAGCCCGCCATGCCCTGGGATGCGAGCGAGCTTCGTTGCGCCTGCCTCTCGCCAGAGGGGCAGCTGATGCGGGTGCAGACGCTGGCCGGGAGCCGACCGGAAGCTGAGCAGGCCATCTCCGTGTTTCAACCCCTGTGGCAACCCGACGGCAGCCTGATCGTTGCCGAAGACAGCAGTGGTTGGTGGAACCTGATGCGGCTTGCCGATCCCGCCAGCGGAAAGCGCCACTGGGAGCGTCCATGGCCCATGCAGGCGGAAACCGCCATGCCCCAGTGGGTGTTTGGCATGAGCACCAGTGCCTGGGATGGCGAGCAGCTACTGGCAGCGATTTGCTCTGAAGGACGCTGGGAGCTGAAGCAGCTGAGAAGCGACGGCACGGTCCTCAATCTGGATCAGCCCTTCGATGATCTGGCCGATCTCCATGCCGACGCAGGACGGGCCGTGGTGATCGCCAGCAGCTCCCAGATCGGCCAGGGTCTGCTGGAGCTGGAGTTGAGCACCGGTGATTGGCAGCACACTCCAGCCGGCGAGGCCGCACTACCGATCGAAGCCATCAGCAGCGCCGAACCGTTGTGGTTTGAAGGCGCCGGCAACCTACGCACTCATGCCTGGTACTACCCGCCCCTGGGTGGAGCCAGCAGCGAAACGCCCTTACTCGTAAAAAGCCATAGCGGACCAACCGCCATGGCTGGCCGCGGCCTCAACCTTGGCATCCAGTTCTGGACAACCCGAGGCTGGGGAGTCGTGGATGTCAATTACGGAGGGTCCACCGGATTCGGGCGGGCTTACCGGGAGAGACTGAACAGCGCCTGGGGGGTCGTGGACGTGCAGGACTGCGCCTCCGCTGCAATGGCTCTAGTGGAGGCAGGCCAGGCCCATCCGCACAAGATCGCCATCGAAGGAGGTAGCGCCGGTGGATTCACCACCCTGGCCTGCCTCTGCTTCACCGATGTGTTCCGGGCAGGAGCATGCCGCTACGCCGTCAGCGACCTCACCTCTCTGGCTTCGGAGACACACCGCTTTGAGGCCCGCTATCTCGACTCGCTTGTGGGGGCCTGGCCTGAGGAGCGGGCCCGCTATGAGCAGCGCTCACCGCTCCAGCATGCGCAATCCATTCGCTGCCCAGTGATCTTTTTCCAGGGTCTGCAGGACAAGGTGGTGGTGCCGGAACAAACGGAACGCATGGCCGCCGCTCTAAGCAGCAATGGGCTTCCTGTCGAGGTGCAGACCTTTGCAGAGGAAGGTCATGGCTTCCGCGACAGTGCCGTGAAGGTGCAGGTTCTGGAGGCAACGGAGCGTTTCTTCCGTCGTCAGCTCGGGCTCTGA
- a CDS encoding class II aldolase/adducin family protein, which translates to MAVADRFDDQALRQQLVTVARRMNGTGLNQGTSGNLSVRIEEGILVTPSSLPYEQMEVGDLVALDLSGQPLKEKQRRPSSEWRLHADVLSCRPEAMAVLHCHPIHATALACHDRGIPAFHYMVAVAGGDEIRCAPYATFGTKELSDNVVNALAQRNACLLARHGMVTLGKDLESALRVAVEVETLARMYLQALQLGEPPLLSTQQMQAVHAQFRGLHYGQADQSPS; encoded by the coding sequence ATGGCTGTGGCTGATCGCTTCGATGATCAGGCGCTGCGTCAGCAGCTGGTGACTGTGGCGCGCCGCATGAATGGCACAGGCCTCAATCAGGGCACTTCCGGCAACCTCTCGGTTCGGATTGAGGAGGGGATTTTGGTCACTCCCAGTTCCCTTCCTTATGAACAGATGGAGGTTGGTGATCTGGTGGCACTGGATCTGTCTGGACAACCCCTGAAAGAGAAGCAGCGGCGACCGTCGTCGGAATGGCGTCTTCATGCGGATGTGCTCAGCTGCCGCCCCGAAGCCATGGCGGTGCTTCATTGCCACCCGATTCATGCCACGGCATTGGCCTGCCATGACCGCGGCATTCCTGCATTTCACTACATGGTTGCCGTAGCTGGTGGTGATGAGATTCGTTGTGCTCCCTACGCCACTTTCGGGACGAAGGAACTCTCCGACAACGTGGTGAATGCTCTGGCCCAACGCAATGCTTGTCTGCTGGCCAGGCACGGAATGGTGACGCTGGGGAAAGATCTGGAGTCCGCATTACGAGTGGCGGTTGAGGTGGAGACCCTGGCGCGGATGTATCTGCAGGCTCTGCAGTTGGGGGAGCCCCCGCTGCTGTCCACGCAGCAGATGCAAGCGGTGCATGCCCAGTTCCGCGGCCTTCACTACGGTCAGGCGGATCAGAGCCCGAGCTGA
- a CDS encoding DUF3747 domain-containing protein, with protein MARLRIAAAALSVFGATVATGLISSVRAQGSLFTTAEVDETKFVLVSAPIGSGERSQLNIYEQRTSARPCYSVSGVAPGVVDPLLATFDFTGICNRYIDGNGYSLRIGADDLGTSYRLTVIKSANDVQLMAVPTRNPSEPTFLVARAGGFGNNFVQLKLEPGWRLMRRQYGKRTLGHLYVYRDGVQSDSESAAETAVPEQTE; from the coding sequence ATGGCCCGTTTACGGATCGCCGCTGCCGCTCTCTCGGTATTCGGTGCCACTGTCGCCACAGGACTGATCTCCTCGGTGCGTGCTCAGGGCTCCCTGTTCACAACCGCTGAGGTCGATGAAACCAAATTTGTTTTGGTCTCGGCTCCGATCGGTTCCGGTGAACGATCCCAGCTGAATATCTACGAGCAACGCACGAGTGCTCGCCCCTGCTACTCGGTGAGTGGAGTGGCTCCAGGAGTGGTGGATCCGTTGCTGGCAACCTTTGATTTCACGGGTATCTGCAATCGCTATATCGACGGCAACGGTTATTCGCTGCGCATCGGCGCTGACGACCTGGGCACCAGCTATCGCCTAACGGTGATCAAGTCGGCGAATGACGTTCAGTTGATGGCTGTGCCAACGCGTAATCCATCGGAACCCACTTTTTTGGTGGCTCGGGCAGGCGGCTTCGGCAACAATTTCGTTCAACTGAAGCTCGAGCCCGGTTGGCGGCTGATGCGCCGTCAATACGGTAAGCGCACCCTCGGACATCTCTATGTGTATCGCGACGGCGTTCAGTCGGATTCAGAAAGTGCGGCTGAGACAGCTGTCCCTGAACAAACCGAATAG